The window TTTCGGTGATGCCTGCGGGGTTTGAGAGATACAGCACCGGGTCGCCGGATTTGCGGAACGGAACGCCCTGATAAATCGTCGGCAGAAATCCGCTGCCGTAAAGCGCCGCGCCGCCGCTGAGCCCTCCGGCTGAATTAAGCACGACGAAGCCGGGAAGGTTTTGCGCTTCGCTGCCGAGTCCGTAGAGCACCCATGAGCCGAAACACGGCCGGCCAAACTGCGTCGAGCCAGTCTGCATCAACACCTGGCCGGGCGCGTGATTGAACGCGTCGGTGGTCATCGATTTCACAATGGCAATGTCGTCCACCACTTCGGCCAGATGCGGCAACGCCTCGGAAATTTCCGCGCCGGATTTCCCGTGCTTCGCGAACTTGAATTCGGAAGCGTAGAGCGCTGCGTCGGGCTTGATGAACGCGTACTTCTGTCCCATCACGACTTCCTGAGGAATCGGCTTGCCGGTGTATTTGGCGAGCGTGGGCTTGTAATCGTACAGATCGAGCTGGCTCGGTCCGCCGCCCATGAAGAGATAAATCACCCGCCTGGCTTTGGGCGCAAAGTGGGGTTGATGCGGAGAGAGAGGATTTGTGACCTTGGGTGTCGTGGTCGCACCAAACACGCTGTCTTTGCCAAGCAAGGAAGCGAGCGCGATTGAACCAAGCCCCACGCCGCATTGGCGGAAGAACCAGCGGCGGGTGGTGAGTCTGGCGTGTTCCAGGCGAAGCTCGTCAGTTAAGTTCAATTTCGTCTTCATGGCGTGTTAAGTACCCAAAATCCAAATACCCAAACACCCAACGTTGCGATTTGGCGATTGGACTTTCTTGGGGCGTTGGGGCGTTGGGTGTTTTGCTTTTGGGCATTTCATTCCTTCGTTATCGTTTCATCCAGATTCAAAATCGCGCGCGACACCATCGCCCACGCGGCGACCTTGTGCAGGTTCACATTGGCCGGCATTTGCTTGGGGTCGGGCAACGCGACGTTCACCGCTGCCGCCGTCCGGTTTTCAAAATAATCATATTGCTCCTGCCAGAATTTTAATAGTGCTTCCGACTCAGCGGCAGTGGGCTTGCGACCGGTGCACAAGCGGAATGCGTAAGTAGCGCGCGTGCGTTCATCCGAACCGCCTTCCTTCAACACACGCAACGCCATCGCTTGAGCCGCTTCCACAAACGTTTTCTCATTCAACGTCGTCAGCGCCTGCAACGGTGTGTTCGAACGGACGCGGCGGGTGCAGGCGTTGTCGGCGGGCGGCGCATCAAAGGCGATCATGGTCGGAAACGGCAGCGAGCGTTTCCAGAACGTGTACATGCCGCGGCGAAAGCGGTCATCGCCTTTGGTTTCCGGCCAGTTGAATCCGCCGTAAACCGTGTCACCGACGCTGGCTGGAATGGGCGGGTAAACACTCGGCCCGCCGATCTTTGGATTGAGCAGTCCGCTGGTCGCCAACGCGATGTCCTGCACCGTTTCCGCCTCCACGCGGAAGCGCGGCCCGCGCGCCAGCAGCCGATTGAACTGGTCTTTGGCGTAGAGTTCCGGAGTGACTTTCGACGACTGGCGATAAGTTGCTGAAGTGACGATGAGCCGGTGCATTTCCTTGAAACTCCACCCTTTGTCCATGAATTCGCAAGCCAGCCAATCCAACAGTTCGGGATGCGACGGCGCATCCACGCGCGTGCCAAAATCTTCCGGCGTGGTGACGATGCCCTGGCCGAAATATTCCTGCCAGGTGCGGTTCACGATGACGCGCGCCGTGGTCGGACTGCGCCGGTCCACGAGCCATCTCGCCAGCCCAAGGCGATTGTGCGGCGCGCCTTCGGGAAAAGGATGCAGCACCGATGGCACATCGGGTTGAACTTCGTCGCCGGGACGCAGGCGGTCACCGCGTTTGAAGATGTGAGTCACCCGCGGCACTTTGCGTTGCTGGAGGGCGAGCGTGGTGGGCGGATAAGGCCAGTTCGCGAACGCCTCGTCGATCTGCTTGTTGGCTTCGGCAAAAGTTGGATCGCCAAGTCGGAACGCGTTGAACAATGCCAGGTTTTGTTCCGCGGTTCTTTTTTCCGCAGGCACCGCCAACACTTTTCGCTGCGCAGTGGTCAGCGGATCAACTTTGAGCGGACCGGCATTGGTCGTGACGCTCAGGCGGAAACGACCGATCATGTGGCAATCGAGCCGCGAATCCTTGTCCAGTCCGCCTTCACCGCCTTTGAAATTCTCGTGCAGTTGAATGAACAATCGTGTGCCGCCGGGAAATCCGACCGGTTCCTTG of the Verrucomicrobiota bacterium genome contains:
- a CDS encoding DUF1501 domain-containing protein; translation: MKTKLNLTDELRLEHARLTTRRWFFRQCGVGLGSIALASLLGKDSVFGATTTPKVTNPLSPHQPHFAPKARRVIYLFMGGGPSQLDLYDYKPTLAKYTGKPIPQEVVMGQKYAFIKPDAALYASEFKFAKHGKSGAEISEALPHLAEVVDDIAIVKSMTTDAFNHAPGQVLMQTGSTQFGRPCFGSWVLYGLGSEAQNLPGFVVLNSAGGLSGGAALYGSGFLPTIYQGVPFRKSGDPVLYLSNPAGITEKMQRRTLDLIKELNQKHLDAMGDPEIATRINSFEMAYRMQTSGPELIDVSKESPETLKMYGAEPGKPSFAMNCLLARRLIERGVRFVQLFHEGWDHHSEVVKGVKDQAGKTDQASAALIKDLKQRALLDDTLVLWGGEFGRTPMVESNPDAGRKLGRDHHPQAFTVWLAGGGIKPGVTMGETDEFGFQVVKDRVHVHDLHATLLHLLGFDHTKLTYRFQGRDFRLTDVEGEAVKELLV